Proteins encoded by one window of Oreochromis niloticus isolate F11D_XX linkage group LG17, O_niloticus_UMD_NMBU, whole genome shotgun sequence:
- the si:ch211-244b2.3 gene encoding uncharacterized protein si:ch211-244b2.3 isoform X4 has protein sequence MDKHVNGKYYEWQLSVGHQWLKIENDHVIETHYCHPGAKGISINTSHGVVFIDFDTLQANNPGIKVQRLSFLPRGQTEDIGWYFRDDQLWCEYGTQGSNTLSSSVSSRDVEQQFTTNPQGTFRFTVGHTPYLIDFSTMTQRNLITGLQRRLRRRPKLSSNTGAVSLTSALPTTSSSQTGVVGYRWEFMGVGEQWTEYQAHICSFDSAAIERQYQLNKQGTLNFKINRYSYTLDFSGMYQVNNKFGTRRSVRRTPIYGVQHNISSGPQAQWQFLDMDGSWKDYSKGICSTSSQEIEFQYKLNPSGTMTFSTRNFSYELSFSAMTQRNLRTGTTRTVRRLNQ, from the exons ATGGACAAACATG TCAATGGGAAGTATTATGAGTGGCAGCTGTCAGTTGGCCATCAGTGGCTGAAAATTGAAAATGACCATGTGATTGAGACCCACTACTGCCACCCAGGAGCCAAGGGAATCAGTATCAATACAAGCCATGG GGTGGTGTTCATAGATTTTGATACGTTACAGGCTAATAATCCAGGTATAAAGGTGCAGAGACTAAGCTTCCTTCCTCGGGGGCAGACGGAAGACATAGGCTGGTACTTCAGGGATGACCAGCTGTGGTGTGAATATGGAACCCAG GGTTCCAACACGCTGTCATCATCAGTCAGCAGTAGAGATGTTGAACAGCAGTTTACCACGAACCCTCAGGGAACCTTCAGATTTACAGTGGGCCATACACCCTACTTGATCGATTTCTCCA CCATGACGCAGAGAAACCTCATCACAGGCTTACAAAGGAGGCTGCGCAGGCGTCCAAAATTGTCGTCCAACACTGGAGC AGTTAGCTTGACCTCAGCCCTGCCTACAACTTCCTCCTCGCAGACCGGTGTTGTGGGCTACAGGTGGGAATTCATGGGAGTCGGAGAGCAATGGACAGAATACCAAGCACAT ATATGTTCATTTGACAGCGCCGCTATTGAGAGACAGTACCAGCTGAACAAACAGGGCACACTGAACTTCAAGATTAACAGATATTCATACACACTGGACTTTTCAG GTATGTACCAAGTCAATAACAAGTTTGGAACAAGAAGATCAGTTAGAAGGACTCCTATATATGGTGTTCAGCACAACATCAG ttcagGCCCTCAGGCACAATGGCAGTTCCTAGATATGGATGGATCATGGAAAGATTATTCCAAA GGAATATGCAGCACATCCAGTCAGGAGATTGAGTTCCAGTACAAACTGAACCCATCAGGAACTATGACATTTTCCACCAGGAACTTTAGCTATGAGTTAAGCTTCTCAG CCATGACTCAGAGAAACCTGAGGACAGGCACAACCAGAACGGTGAGAAGACTTAATCAGTGA
- the si:dkeyp-38g8.5 gene encoding uncharacterized protein si:dkeyp-38g8.5 isoform X1 — MLPSSDTEKGVNSRTPTSRRTRVKMIFNYHFVSKKEIEDFVKLRVSNTYLFSGKRNTSMWAWRTILKHMGLHRKMTHHQASKKWENLKKRYKELKHPPEGVEVFPDVWPFFSLMDDAMAGRLEGSAPILKAFPHNKDNGEFLIKPKKKKLAAMVKSSIVAAPTEIEISLNGIEDGEVVVAQEEPQDIDCILQEVEDERRTTCSEQHVTEREKEVMERERLVLQRERAVLDREIAVLDRDRAVLERERAALDREKAVMERERGMVERDRDALRRDRLALEREKARLMSLSEEKEGSEEEVTEESSSNSSNVKDSDDMDRKQRLIHLFEKLIDNF; from the exons ATGCTGCCTTCATCGGACACTGAAAAGGGTGTGAATTCAAGAACTCCGACTAGTAGAAGAACCAGAGTAAAGATGATCTTTAACTACCACTTTG TGAGCAAAAAAGAAATTGAAGACTTTGTAAAGCTGAGGGTTTCAAATACCTACCTCTTCTCTGGAAAGAGAAATACTTCTATGTGGGCATGGAG GACCATTTTGAAACATATGGGCTTACACCGTAAGATGACCCATCATCAAGCGTCTAAAAAATGGGAAAACCTGAAGAAGAGATACAAG GAGCTAAAGCATCCCCCAGAAGGGGTGGAAGTGTTTCCTGATGTATGGCCTTTTTTCTCCTTGATGGACGATGCAATGGCGGGTCGGCTGGAGGGCAGCGCCCCCATTCTCAAGGCCTTCCCCCACAACAAAGACAATGGGGAGTTCTTGATCAAACCCAAAAAGAAGAAGTTAGCCGCAATGGTGAAGTCTTCTATTGTGGCTGCTCCAACTGAGATTGAAATTTCACTTAATGGGATTGAGGATGGGGAGGTGGTGGTGGCACAGGAGGAACCTCAGGATATAGACTGCATCTTACAAGAGGTGGAGGACGAGAGGAGGACGACGTGCAGTGAACAACACGTGAcggaaagggagaaagaggtGATGGAACGGGAGCGTCTGGTGCtgcagagggagagagcagTGCTGGACAGGGAGATCGCAGTTTTGGATCGAGACCGAGCCGtgctggagagagagagggcggcGCTGGACAGAGAAAAGGCAGTAAtggagagggagagggggaTGGTGGAGAGGGACAGGGATGCCTTGCGCAGGGACCGGCTGGCTCTGGAGCGAGAGAAAGCTAGACTGATGAGCCTTTCCGAAGAAAAAGAAGGGTCTGAGGAAGAGGTTACAGAAgaaagcagcagcaacagcagcaatgTGAAAGACTCAGACGATATGGACAGGAAACAGAGGCTAATTCATTTGTTTGAGAAGCTTATTGACAATTTTTGA
- the si:ch211-244b2.4 gene encoding uncharacterized protein si:ch211-244b2.4: MASSCQADDESTSLNDSDVSNESDSTEPSDEEDNEEDDEEDDEEDNEEEVLPCKFYNKGNCRDGERCAYLHVCKYALKGNCRYNSKCRLNHTVSQGVSSSASSRALDRSSSSGVQRLTDGRYYQWQLNNGRGWKDVENDHILEAQYSLPHTKSIKIYNTSYGAVSIDFKRMKVLGKKLRVRRLDDGNTVWIWYCMLGRHWIKYGAKDSKGVSTPVKSSDIEEKFQRNPTSSFTFNINGETFELKFKEMRQVSKNRKRKVTRRPLYRQPQAVAGVALATSGFQNLSLGTKPQWEFEGDSGKWHKFKHRKRTSTDCSVTSDDIESKYQQNNSGTMLFTVAGQSYKLDFGAMIQTNVRTSHTRRVRRVLV; this comes from the exons ATGGCCTCCTCCTGTC AGGCTGACGATGAAAGCACTTCACTAAATGATTCTGATGTCAGCAATGAGTCAGACAGCACTGAACCATCAGATGAGGAAGACAATGAGGAAGACGATGAGGAAGATGATGAGGAAGACAATGAGGAAGAGGTTTTACCCTGCAAGTTTTACAACAAAGGAAACTGTAGGGACGGAGAAAGGTGTGCTTACCTGCACGTCTGCAAGTATGCTCTTAAAGGAAACTGTCGTTACAACTCCAAATGTAGACTAAACCACACTGTAAGTCAAGGGGTGTCCTCCAGTGCAAGCAGCAGGGCTCTGGATCGGTCATCATCTAGTGGTG TCCAGAGGCTTACTGATGGCCGATACTACCAGTGGCAGCTCAATAACGGAAGAGGCTGGAAAGATGTTGAAAATGATCACATCCTTGAGGCCCAGTATTCACTGCCCCACACCAAAAGCATCAAAATATACAACACATCATACGG GGCAGTGAGCATAGACTTTAAAAGGATGAAAGTTCTTGGGAAGAAATTAAGAGTGAGACGCCTGGATGACGGTAACACTGTGTGGATTTGGTACTGCATGTTGGGTCGTCATTGGATCAAGTATGGAGCCAAG GATTCAAAGGGCGTCTCCACTCCTGTGAAGAGCTCTGACATCGAGGAAAAGTTCCAGAGGAATCCAACAAGCTCCTTTACTTTTAACATCAATGGTGAAACTTTTGAGCTCaaatttaaag AAATGCGACAGGTgagtaaaaacagaaagaggaaagTCACCCGTCGACCTCTGTACCGGCAACCACAAGCAGTCGCGGG AGTTGCTCTAGCAACCTCAGGTTTCCAGAATCTTAGCTTGGGCACTAAACCACAGTGGGAATTTGAAGGCGACAGTGGAAAATGGCACAAGTTCAAACACAGG AAAAGGACTTCCACTGACTGCTCAGTAACCAGTGATGACATTGAGAGCAAGTACCAGCAAAACAACAGTGGCACCATGCTCTTCACTGTGGCAGGACAATCCTACAAGCTTGACTTTGGAG CAATGATCCAGACCAACGTCAGGACCAGTCACACACGCAGGGTCAGACGTGTGCTGGTGTGA
- the si:ch211-244b2.3 gene encoding uncharacterized protein si:ch211-244b2.3 isoform X1, whose amino-acid sequence MDKHVDFYYEMTDDNEEEQYPQNTPVNGKYYEWQLSVGHQWLKIENDHVIETHYCHPGAKGISINTSHGVVFIDFDTLQANNPGIKVQRLSFLPRGQTEDIGWYFRDDQLWCEYGTQGSNTLSSSVSSRDVEQQFTTNPQGTFRFTVGHTPYLIDFSTMTQRNLITGLQRRLRRRPKLSSNTGAVSLTSALPTTSSSQTGVVGYRWEFMGVGEQWTEYQAHICSFDSAAIERQYQLNKQGTLNFKINRYSYTLDFSGMYQVNNKFGTRRSVRRTPIYGVQHNISSGPQAQWQFLDMDGSWKDYSKGICSTSSQEIEFQYKLNPSGTMTFSTRNFSYELSFSAMTQRNLRTGTTRTVRRLNQ is encoded by the exons ATGGACAAACATG TGGATTTTTATTATGAGATGACG GATGATAATGAGGAGGAGCAGTATCCCCAGAACACCCCAG TCAATGGGAAGTATTATGAGTGGCAGCTGTCAGTTGGCCATCAGTGGCTGAAAATTGAAAATGACCATGTGATTGAGACCCACTACTGCCACCCAGGAGCCAAGGGAATCAGTATCAATACAAGCCATGG GGTGGTGTTCATAGATTTTGATACGTTACAGGCTAATAATCCAGGTATAAAGGTGCAGAGACTAAGCTTCCTTCCTCGGGGGCAGACGGAAGACATAGGCTGGTACTTCAGGGATGACCAGCTGTGGTGTGAATATGGAACCCAG GGTTCCAACACGCTGTCATCATCAGTCAGCAGTAGAGATGTTGAACAGCAGTTTACCACGAACCCTCAGGGAACCTTCAGATTTACAGTGGGCCATACACCCTACTTGATCGATTTCTCCA CCATGACGCAGAGAAACCTCATCACAGGCTTACAAAGGAGGCTGCGCAGGCGTCCAAAATTGTCGTCCAACACTGGAGC AGTTAGCTTGACCTCAGCCCTGCCTACAACTTCCTCCTCGCAGACCGGTGTTGTGGGCTACAGGTGGGAATTCATGGGAGTCGGAGAGCAATGGACAGAATACCAAGCACAT ATATGTTCATTTGACAGCGCCGCTATTGAGAGACAGTACCAGCTGAACAAACAGGGCACACTGAACTTCAAGATTAACAGATATTCATACACACTGGACTTTTCAG GTATGTACCAAGTCAATAACAAGTTTGGAACAAGAAGATCAGTTAGAAGGACTCCTATATATGGTGTTCAGCACAACATCAG ttcagGCCCTCAGGCACAATGGCAGTTCCTAGATATGGATGGATCATGGAAAGATTATTCCAAA GGAATATGCAGCACATCCAGTCAGGAGATTGAGTTCCAGTACAAACTGAACCCATCAGGAACTATGACATTTTCCACCAGGAACTTTAGCTATGAGTTAAGCTTCTCAG CCATGACTCAGAGAAACCTGAGGACAGGCACAACCAGAACGGTGAGAAGACTTAATCAGTGA
- the si:ch211-244b2.3 gene encoding uncharacterized protein si:ch211-244b2.3 isoform X3, with protein sequence MDDNEEEQYPQNTPVNGKYYEWQLSVGHQWLKIENDHVIETHYCHPGAKGISINTSHGVVFIDFDTLQANNPGIKVQRLSFLPRGQTEDIGWYFRDDQLWCEYGTQGSNTLSSSVSSRDVEQQFTTNPQGTFRFTVGHTPYLIDFSTMTQRNLITGLQRRLRRRPKLSSNTGAVSLTSALPTTSSSQTGVVGYRWEFMGVGEQWTEYQAHICSFDSAAIERQYQLNKQGTLNFKINRYSYTLDFSGMYQVNNKFGTRRSVRRTPIYGVQHNISSGPQAQWQFLDMDGSWKDYSKGICSTSSQEIEFQYKLNPSGTMTFSTRNFSYELSFSAMTQRNLRTGTTRTVRRLNQ encoded by the exons ATG GATGATAATGAGGAGGAGCAGTATCCCCAGAACACCCCAG TCAATGGGAAGTATTATGAGTGGCAGCTGTCAGTTGGCCATCAGTGGCTGAAAATTGAAAATGACCATGTGATTGAGACCCACTACTGCCACCCAGGAGCCAAGGGAATCAGTATCAATACAAGCCATGG GGTGGTGTTCATAGATTTTGATACGTTACAGGCTAATAATCCAGGTATAAAGGTGCAGAGACTAAGCTTCCTTCCTCGGGGGCAGACGGAAGACATAGGCTGGTACTTCAGGGATGACCAGCTGTGGTGTGAATATGGAACCCAG GGTTCCAACACGCTGTCATCATCAGTCAGCAGTAGAGATGTTGAACAGCAGTTTACCACGAACCCTCAGGGAACCTTCAGATTTACAGTGGGCCATACACCCTACTTGATCGATTTCTCCA CCATGACGCAGAGAAACCTCATCACAGGCTTACAAAGGAGGCTGCGCAGGCGTCCAAAATTGTCGTCCAACACTGGAGC AGTTAGCTTGACCTCAGCCCTGCCTACAACTTCCTCCTCGCAGACCGGTGTTGTGGGCTACAGGTGGGAATTCATGGGAGTCGGAGAGCAATGGACAGAATACCAAGCACAT ATATGTTCATTTGACAGCGCCGCTATTGAGAGACAGTACCAGCTGAACAAACAGGGCACACTGAACTTCAAGATTAACAGATATTCATACACACTGGACTTTTCAG GTATGTACCAAGTCAATAACAAGTTTGGAACAAGAAGATCAGTTAGAAGGACTCCTATATATGGTGTTCAGCACAACATCAG ttcagGCCCTCAGGCACAATGGCAGTTCCTAGATATGGATGGATCATGGAAAGATTATTCCAAA GGAATATGCAGCACATCCAGTCAGGAGATTGAGTTCCAGTACAAACTGAACCCATCAGGAACTATGACATTTTCCACCAGGAACTTTAGCTATGAGTTAAGCTTCTCAG CCATGACTCAGAGAAACCTGAGGACAGGCACAACCAGAACGGTGAGAAGACTTAATCAGTGA
- the si:ch211-244b2.3 gene encoding uncharacterized protein si:ch211-244b2.3 isoform X2 yields MDFYYEMTDDNEEEQYPQNTPVNGKYYEWQLSVGHQWLKIENDHVIETHYCHPGAKGISINTSHGVVFIDFDTLQANNPGIKVQRLSFLPRGQTEDIGWYFRDDQLWCEYGTQGSNTLSSSVSSRDVEQQFTTNPQGTFRFTVGHTPYLIDFSTMTQRNLITGLQRRLRRRPKLSSNTGAVSLTSALPTTSSSQTGVVGYRWEFMGVGEQWTEYQAHICSFDSAAIERQYQLNKQGTLNFKINRYSYTLDFSGMYQVNNKFGTRRSVRRTPIYGVQHNISSGPQAQWQFLDMDGSWKDYSKGICSTSSQEIEFQYKLNPSGTMTFSTRNFSYELSFSAMTQRNLRTGTTRTVRRLNQ; encoded by the exons A TGGATTTTTATTATGAGATGACG GATGATAATGAGGAGGAGCAGTATCCCCAGAACACCCCAG TCAATGGGAAGTATTATGAGTGGCAGCTGTCAGTTGGCCATCAGTGGCTGAAAATTGAAAATGACCATGTGATTGAGACCCACTACTGCCACCCAGGAGCCAAGGGAATCAGTATCAATACAAGCCATGG GGTGGTGTTCATAGATTTTGATACGTTACAGGCTAATAATCCAGGTATAAAGGTGCAGAGACTAAGCTTCCTTCCTCGGGGGCAGACGGAAGACATAGGCTGGTACTTCAGGGATGACCAGCTGTGGTGTGAATATGGAACCCAG GGTTCCAACACGCTGTCATCATCAGTCAGCAGTAGAGATGTTGAACAGCAGTTTACCACGAACCCTCAGGGAACCTTCAGATTTACAGTGGGCCATACACCCTACTTGATCGATTTCTCCA CCATGACGCAGAGAAACCTCATCACAGGCTTACAAAGGAGGCTGCGCAGGCGTCCAAAATTGTCGTCCAACACTGGAGC AGTTAGCTTGACCTCAGCCCTGCCTACAACTTCCTCCTCGCAGACCGGTGTTGTGGGCTACAGGTGGGAATTCATGGGAGTCGGAGAGCAATGGACAGAATACCAAGCACAT ATATGTTCATTTGACAGCGCCGCTATTGAGAGACAGTACCAGCTGAACAAACAGGGCACACTGAACTTCAAGATTAACAGATATTCATACACACTGGACTTTTCAG GTATGTACCAAGTCAATAACAAGTTTGGAACAAGAAGATCAGTTAGAAGGACTCCTATATATGGTGTTCAGCACAACATCAG ttcagGCCCTCAGGCACAATGGCAGTTCCTAGATATGGATGGATCATGGAAAGATTATTCCAAA GGAATATGCAGCACATCCAGTCAGGAGATTGAGTTCCAGTACAAACTGAACCCATCAGGAACTATGACATTTTCCACCAGGAACTTTAGCTATGAGTTAAGCTTCTCAG CCATGACTCAGAGAAACCTGAGGACAGGCACAACCAGAACGGTGAGAAGACTTAATCAGTGA
- the epyc gene encoding epiphycan has translation MRMLVRLLFGLFVLKAAVASPRFSRQAHLDTYSSTNYDDNFNLESDYEDVLTIGEPQIEIGTLPPPEYEGSLETQNEVEQPKEEEELPLKPQLVPQGSGGSGVLMGPDTQKEVELRLTPTDRPRVIQDFWISVESGASGASGASGAFGASGTSGASGAFGASGALGSGGSGEILVSSTSGDSGGSGGSGDIVLISGTSKELHISGESSQSLISDSLLISGDLLGSGDFMGSAISGTSADFASGGSGISTELHLGSGGSGDQSGFEVSGDLLSSGASGISGVSGDFESGDQRITFISGEEELPITPDIIAQETLGTSGEFSGIPEVSGDDGVSEEDSGLSGISSVSASGEPEVPVTLLPTTFEEERRLPPTTQSPQEGAGTVEGSVSSELPEPSEPDEPDKPEEPVVDRRDMPICLLCTCLGGSVYCDDLNLDSVPPLPKDTTHFYARYNRIKKINKSDFASMNKLKRIDLTHNEITSIEDRAFMGLPELEEVVIRENHISQLPSFPETMTLIDASHNNIGSKGIHREAFKDMTGLLYLYLTDNHIDYIPVPLPDSLRSLHLQRNNIQMMHEDTFCNLQDFSYIRRALEDIRLDGNPINLSRTPQAYICLPRIPIGDLI, from the exons ATGAGGATGCTTGTGCGGCTTCTGTTCGGACTCTTCGTCCTCAAAGCGGCGGTGGCCAGCCCCAGATTTTCCCGGCAAGCGCACTTAGACACATACAGTAGCACTAActatgatgacaatttcaattTGGAGAGCGACTACGAGGATGTCCTGACGATTGGTGAGCCTCAG ATAGAGATTGGAACACTGCCCCCACCTGAATATGAGGGCTCACTGGAAACACAGAACGAAGTGGAGCAGCcgaaggaagaagaagagttgCCTCTAAAACCCCAGCTAGTCCCTCAGGGTTCGGGAGGATCTGGGGTTCTCATGGGCCCAGACACACAGAAAG AGGTGGAGCTTCGTCTGACACCCACTGATAGACCTCGTGTCATTCAGGATTTCTGGATCTCTGTAGAGTCCGGGGCTTCTGGAGCTTCTGGGGCCTCTGGGGCCTTTGGAGCTTCTGGAACTTCTGGGGCCTCTGGGGCTTTTGGGGCTTCCGGAGCTTTAGGGTCTGGAGGCTCAGGAGAGATTCTGGTCTCTAGCACCTCTGGAGACTCTGGAGGCTCTGGAGGCTCTGGAGACATTGTGCTGATCTCCGGAACCTCAAAGGAGCTCCACATCTCAGGAGAATCCAGCCAGTCATTGATATCTGACAGTCTCTTGATATCTGGGGATCTCTTGGGATCCGGAGATTTTATGGGATCTGCTATTTCTGGAACCTCGGCCGATTTTGCCTCTGGAGGTTCTGGGATTTCCACTGAACTCCATTTGGGTTCTGGAGGGTCAGGAGACCAGTCTGGCTTTGAGGTATCCGGAGATCTTTTGAGCTCAGGGGCTTCTGGAATATCTGGGGTTTCTGGGGACTTTGAATCTGGGGACCAAAGGATAACATTTATATCTGGAG AGGAGGAGCTGCCAATCACTCCAGACATTATTGCCCAGGAAACACTAGGTACTTCTGGGGAGTTCTCAGGAATCCCAGAGGTTTCGGGAGATGATGGAGTCTCTGAAGAAGACTCCGGACTCTCTGGGATTTCTAGTGTCTCTGCATCTGGAGAACCTGAGGTCCCTGTAACTCTGCTCCCCACCACTTTTGAAG AGGAGAGGCGGCTTCCACCTACAACACAAAGCCCTCAAGAGGGTGCTGGCACTGTAGAAGGGTCAGTGAGCTCTGAGCTGCCAGAGCCCAGTGAGCCTGATGAGCCAGACAAGCCTGAAGAGCCTGTGGTTGACAGACGAG ATATGCCCATTTGCTTGCTGTGCACGTGCCTTGGTGGTTCAGTCTACTGCGATGACTTGAATCTGGATAGTGTGCCCCCTCTCCCCAAAGACACCACTCACTTCTATGCTCGCTACAACAGAATCAAAAAGATCAACAAGTCTGACTTTGCCTCCATGA ACAAACTGAAGAGGATTGACCTGACCCACAACGAGATAACATCCATTGAGGACAGAGCTTTTATGGGTCTGCCTGAACTGGAGGAGGTGGTGATTCGAGAAAATCACATCTCCCAGCTGCCATCTTTCCCAGAGACTATGACCCTGATTGATGCCAGCCACAATAACATTGGCTCAAAGGGTATTCATAGAGAGGCATTCAAA GATATGACTGGCCTGCTGTACCTGTACCTAACAGACAACCACATTGATTATATCCCAGTGCCTCTACCAGACAGCCTGCGGTCTCTGCACCTACAG CGTAACAATATTCAAATGATGCACGAGGACACGTTCTGCAACCTCCAAGATTTCAGCTACATCAGAAGAGCACTGGAGGACATCCGCCTGGACGGCAACCCCATCAACCTCAGCAGAACCCCACAGGCATACATCTGCCTGCCCCGTATACCCATCGGGGATCTCATttaa
- the si:dkeyp-38g8.5 gene encoding uncharacterized protein si:dkeyp-38g8.5 isoform X3, producing the protein MWAWRTILKHMGLHRKMTHHQASKKWENLKKRYKELKHPPEGVEVFPDVWPFFSLMDDAMAGRLEGSAPILKAFPHNKDNGEFLIKPKKKKLAAMVKSSIVAAPTEIEISLNGIEDGEVVVAQEEPQDIDCILQEVEDERRTTCSEQHVTEREKEVMERERLVLQRERAVLDREIAVLDRDRAVLERERAALDREKAVMERERGMVERDRDALRRDRLALEREKARLMSLSEEKEGSEEEVTEESSSNSSNVKDSDDMDRKQRLIHLFEKLIDNF; encoded by the exons ATGTGGGCATGGAG GACCATTTTGAAACATATGGGCTTACACCGTAAGATGACCCATCATCAAGCGTCTAAAAAATGGGAAAACCTGAAGAAGAGATACAAG GAGCTAAAGCATCCCCCAGAAGGGGTGGAAGTGTTTCCTGATGTATGGCCTTTTTTCTCCTTGATGGACGATGCAATGGCGGGTCGGCTGGAGGGCAGCGCCCCCATTCTCAAGGCCTTCCCCCACAACAAAGACAATGGGGAGTTCTTGATCAAACCCAAAAAGAAGAAGTTAGCCGCAATGGTGAAGTCTTCTATTGTGGCTGCTCCAACTGAGATTGAAATTTCACTTAATGGGATTGAGGATGGGGAGGTGGTGGTGGCACAGGAGGAACCTCAGGATATAGACTGCATCTTACAAGAGGTGGAGGACGAGAGGAGGACGACGTGCAGTGAACAACACGTGAcggaaagggagaaagaggtGATGGAACGGGAGCGTCTGGTGCtgcagagggagagagcagTGCTGGACAGGGAGATCGCAGTTTTGGATCGAGACCGAGCCGtgctggagagagagagggcggcGCTGGACAGAGAAAAGGCAGTAAtggagagggagagggggaTGGTGGAGAGGGACAGGGATGCCTTGCGCAGGGACCGGCTGGCTCTGGAGCGAGAGAAAGCTAGACTGATGAGCCTTTCCGAAGAAAAAGAAGGGTCTGAGGAAGAGGTTACAGAAgaaagcagcagcaacagcagcaatgTGAAAGACTCAGACGATATGGACAGGAAACAGAGGCTAATTCATTTGTTTGAGAAGCTTATTGACAATTTTTGA
- the si:dkeyp-38g8.5 gene encoding uncharacterized protein si:dkeyp-38g8.5 isoform X2, producing MEYADHEYTSSTCDMHTPVDSTYKMSKKEIEDFVKLRVSNTYLFSGKRNTSMWAWRTILKHMGLHRKMTHHQASKKWENLKKRYKELKHPPEGVEVFPDVWPFFSLMDDAMAGRLEGSAPILKAFPHNKDNGEFLIKPKKKKLAAMVKSSIVAAPTEIEISLNGIEDGEVVVAQEEPQDIDCILQEVEDERRTTCSEQHVTEREKEVMERERLVLQRERAVLDREIAVLDRDRAVLERERAALDREKAVMERERGMVERDRDALRRDRLALEREKARLMSLSEEKEGSEEEVTEESSSNSSNVKDSDDMDRKQRLIHLFEKLIDNF from the exons ATGGAGTACGCAGACCACGAGTACACCAGCAGCACTTGCGATATGCATACGCCCGTGGATTCCACATATAAAA TGAGCAAAAAAGAAATTGAAGACTTTGTAAAGCTGAGGGTTTCAAATACCTACCTCTTCTCTGGAAAGAGAAATACTTCTATGTGGGCATGGAG GACCATTTTGAAACATATGGGCTTACACCGTAAGATGACCCATCATCAAGCGTCTAAAAAATGGGAAAACCTGAAGAAGAGATACAAG GAGCTAAAGCATCCCCCAGAAGGGGTGGAAGTGTTTCCTGATGTATGGCCTTTTTTCTCCTTGATGGACGATGCAATGGCGGGTCGGCTGGAGGGCAGCGCCCCCATTCTCAAGGCCTTCCCCCACAACAAAGACAATGGGGAGTTCTTGATCAAACCCAAAAAGAAGAAGTTAGCCGCAATGGTGAAGTCTTCTATTGTGGCTGCTCCAACTGAGATTGAAATTTCACTTAATGGGATTGAGGATGGGGAGGTGGTGGTGGCACAGGAGGAACCTCAGGATATAGACTGCATCTTACAAGAGGTGGAGGACGAGAGGAGGACGACGTGCAGTGAACAACACGTGAcggaaagggagaaagaggtGATGGAACGGGAGCGTCTGGTGCtgcagagggagagagcagTGCTGGACAGGGAGATCGCAGTTTTGGATCGAGACCGAGCCGtgctggagagagagagggcggcGCTGGACAGAGAAAAGGCAGTAAtggagagggagagggggaTGGTGGAGAGGGACAGGGATGCCTTGCGCAGGGACCGGCTGGCTCTGGAGCGAGAGAAAGCTAGACTGATGAGCCTTTCCGAAGAAAAAGAAGGGTCTGAGGAAGAGGTTACAGAAgaaagcagcagcaacagcagcaatgTGAAAGACTCAGACGATATGGACAGGAAACAGAGGCTAATTCATTTGTTTGAGAAGCTTATTGACAATTTTTGA